A stretch of the Rosa rugosa chromosome 5, drRosRugo1.1, whole genome shotgun sequence genome encodes the following:
- the LOC133710595 gene encoding uncharacterized protein LOC133710595 — translation MPCSRLLMFRNFRRVSESVVTSLKPSYPEPGKYGTITRVGLGLPQYRLYTDYILPTRGNNALLLFNKTKRNYSKSGSVMTHHTQLALKRLFKRFTLSGSRFRPVSKFAQAVSLFITRPNFLLPGTFAITSGKLAWAQRSLAEMDQSQNTIYMRAQDGHAFMTSLLLSALEGVILLLRALYLGILFSPSILMMPFVAYCGPEFRRLWLHVVHRTLEKAGPAFIKWGQWAATRPDLFPRDLCIKLSELHMKAPEHSFAYTKKTIEGAFGRKLSEIFENFEEEPVASGSIAQVHRATLRFRYPNQEVKPMVVAVKVRHPGVSESIRRDFVIINSVAKLSMFIPTLKWWRLDESVQQFSVFMMSQVDLAREAAHLSRFIYNFRHHKDVSFPKPLYPLVHPAVLVETYEQGECVSNYLHELPGQDQIKAAVAHSGTKAYLKMLLVDNYIHADMHPGNILVRVPQSNSFWKKLFKLKPHVIFLDVGMTAELSRTDQVNLVGLFKAIARRDGGTAAECTLRLSNQQKCPNPEAFIEEMKEAFTYWGSPEGDLIHPAECMHQVLEKVRRHRVNVDGNVCTVMVTTLVLEGWQRKLDPAYNVMKTLQMYAGYQNSKLEWAESLSYTIQALMAP, via the exons ATGCCATGTTCAAG ATTGTTGATGTTCAGAAATTTTAGGAGAGTTTCAGAGTCGGTTGTTACAAGCCTGAAACCAAGCTATCCAGAACCCGGAAAGTATGGAACTATTACTAGAGTTGGCCTTGGTCTTCCCCAATACAGATTATACACGGACTATATCTTGCCTACTAGAGGGAATAACGCATTATTATTGTTTAATAAAACGAAGAGGAATTATTCCAAGAGTGGTTCTGTCATGACACATCATACCCAACTTGCTTTGAAAAGGCTCTTCAAAAGATTCACTTTAAGTGGTTCTAGATTCCGTCCTGTGAGTAAGTTTGCTCAAGCAGTCTCCTTGTTCATAACTCGGCCTAACTTTTTACTGCCCGGTACTTTTGCCATCACAAGTGGGAAGCTAGCATGGGCACAGAGGTCTCTGGCAGAAATGGACCAGTCGCAGAATACTATATACATGCGTGCTCAAGATGGACATGCTTTTATGACATCATTACTATTGTCGGCTTTAGAAGGTGTGATATTGTTACTGAGAGCACTCTATCTGGGGATTTTGTTCTCACCCAGCATACTGATGATGCCTTTCGTCGCTTACTGTGGACCTGAGTTTAGGAGATTGTGGCTTCATGTTGTTCATCGTACTTTGGAAAAAGCAGGTCCAGCTTTCATCAAATGGGGTCAGTGGGCTGCTACACGGCCTGATCTTTTCCCCAGAGACTTATGCATCAAGCTTTCAGAGCTTCACATGAAAGCTCCTGAACATAGCTTTGCCTACACAAAGAAAACTATCGAAGGAGCATTTGGACGCAAGCTCTCTGAGATTTTTGAGAACTTTGAAGAGGAGCCGGTAGCATCTGGAAGTATTGCTCAAGTGCATCGAGCTACTTTGAGATTTCGATACCCAAACCAAGAGGTGAAGCCCATGGTAGTTGCCGTAAAGGTCAGACATCCTGGTGTTAGTGAATCAATTAGGAGAGATTTTGTGATTATCAATTCAGTTGCAAAATTGTCAATGTTCATTCCTACTTTAAAGTGGTGGAGATTAGATGAAAGCGTACAGCAGTTCTCAGTTTTCATGATGTCTCAAGTTGATCTTGCAAGGGAAGCTGCCCATTTGAGCCGTTTTATCTATAATTTCCGTCATCATAAGGATGTCTCTTTTCCAAAGCCTTTGTATCCACTTGTGCATCCTGCTGTTTTGGTGGAAACTTATGAGCAAGGGGAATGTGTCTCAAACTATCTTCATGAGCTTCCCGGGCAAGATCAGATTAAAGCTGCAGTTGCTCACAGTGGAACAAAGGCATATTTAAAGATGCTTCTG GTGGACAACTATATACATGCGGACATGCATCCTGGAAATATCCTTGTCCGGGTGCCTCAGAGCAACTCTTTTTGGAAGAAACTCTTCAAGTTAAAGCCTCATGTCATTTTTCTTGATGTGGGCATGACTGCTGAACTCTCTAGAACTGACCAAGTAAATTTAGTTGGACTTTTCAAGGCTATCGCTCGTCGTGATGGAGGCACTGCCGCTGAGTGCACACTCAGACTATCTAATCAACAGAAATGCCCAAATCCGGAAGCTTTCATTGAG GAAATGAAGGAGGCCTTCACTTATTGGGGTAGTCCAGAAGGTGATCTGATCCATCCTGCTGAGTGCATGCATCAGGTACTGGAGAAAGTTAGGCGTCATAGAGTCAATGTTGATGGAAATGTCTGCACTGTCATGGTAACAACTTTGGTTCTTGAG GGATGGCAGAGGAAACTTGATCCTGCATACAATGTGATGAAAACATTGCAAATGTACGCTGgttatcaaaactcaaaactcgAATGGGCAGAGTCCCTCTCCTACACTATTCAGGCGCTAATGGCTCCATAA
- the LOC133710667 gene encoding uncharacterized protein LOC133710667 codes for MAEEAGGMFVVQQTVGSVLCCKCGVSMTPNAANMCVKCLRSEVDITQGLQKQVTILHCPECETYLQPPRTWIKAQLESKELLSFCIRRVKNLNKVKLVHAEFIWTEPHSKRIKVKLKVQKEVLNGALLEQSFVVEYVQQEHMCEPCSRAQANPDQWVASVQLRQHVSHKRTFFFLEQLILKHGAAASAIRIKETDKGIDFFFPSRSHGLKFVEFVGKVAPIKSRHDKQLVSHDQKSNNFNYRYTFSVEICPICREDLICLPPKVKSSLGNLGPLVICTKVTNSIALLDPFTLRHGFLDTDQYWRSSFKSLHTSRELVEYIVLDVEVVSPEVTIGGSRYALADAQVARLSDFGKNDTIFNIKTHLGHLLSPGDYALGYDLYGANSNDDELEKYKGLVIPEAILVKKSYEEKHQKKRGKPRSWKLKSLNMEVDDKGRGEQERVDSEYEQFLDDLEENPEMRFNVSLYRNEEYQKPSETASVTDGEDLPSVTLEELLGDLGLGEAEVGDSSMRK; via the coding sequence ATGGCTGAAGAAGCAGGTGGTATGTTCGTGGTTCAGCAAACTGTTGGCAGCGTGCTGTGTTGCAAGTGTGGTGTCTCCATGACACCCAATGCTGCCAATATGTGCGTCAAGTGTTTGCGCTCCGAGGTTGATATCACCCAAGGTTTGCAGAAGCAGGTGACCATTCTCCATTGCCCCGAGTGTGAGACCTACTTGCAGCCTCCAAGAACGTGGATCAAAGCCCAATTAGAGTCCAAGGAGCTGCTATCCTTCTGTATTAGGAGAGTGAAGAACTTGAACAAAGTTAAGCTGGTTCATGCCGAATTTATTTGGACCGAGCCTCACTCCAAGAGGATCAAGGTGAAACTGAAAGTTCAGAAAGAGGTTTTGAATGGAGCACTACTTGAACAGTCTTTTGTTGTTGAGTATGTTCAGCAAGAACATATGTGTGAACCTTGTTCCAGGGCCCAGGCTAACCCTGACCAGTGGGTTGCATCTGTGCAACTCCGCCAGCATGTTTCTCACAAACGCACCTTTTTCTTTCTCGAGCAGCTGATTCTCAAGCATGGTGCCGCTGCCAGTGCCATAAGGATTAAGGAGACAGATAAAGGGATCGACTTCTTTTTTCCAAGCCGGAGCCACGGCTTGAAATTCGTGGAATTTGTGGGTAAAGTTGCACCAATAAAGAGTCGCCATGACAAACAGCTTGTTTCACATGATCAGAAAAGCAATAATTTTAATTATAGGTATACATTCTCAGTTGAAATATGCCCCATTTGCCGTGAGGATTTGATTTGTCTGCCTCCCAAGGTCAAATCTAGTTTGGGTAATCTTGGTCCTCTTGTGATCTGCACTAAAGTAACCAACAGTATTGCGTTGCTTGATCCTTTCACCTTGAGGCATGGTTTCTTGGATACTGATCAGTATTGGAGGTCATCCTTTAAGTCTCTTCATACGAGCAGGGAGCTAGTGGAGTATATAGTGCTGGATGTGGAGGTTGTTTCGCCTGAAGTTACTATTGGTGGCTCAAGGTATGCTTTAGCTGATGCACAAGTTGCTCGCCTGTCTGACTTTGGGAAGAATGACACTATTTTCAACATAAAAACACATCTAGGCCATCTTTTAAGTCCTGGGGATTATGCTCTTGGTTATGACTTATATGGGGCTAATAGTAATGATGACGAACTGGAGAAGTACAAGGGTCTGGTCATTCCAGAAGCAATTTTGGTAAAGAAGAGCTATGAAGAAAAGCATCAGAAGAAGCGTGGGAAGCCTCGCTCATGGAAGCTTAAGTCCCTCAACATGGAAGTTGACGATAAAGGTAGAGGTGAGCAAGAAAGGGTGGACTCGGAGTATGAACAGTTCTTGGATGATCTGGAGGAGAACCCTGAAATGAGGTTCAATGTATCACTGTACCGCAATGAAGAATACCAAAAGCCATCAGAGACTGCATCAGTGACTGATGGGGAAGATCTACCTTCTGTAACACTTGAGGAGTTGCTTGGTGACCTTGGACTAGGTGAGGCCGAAGTTGGGGACAGCAGCATGAGGAagtaa